A genomic segment from Mercenaria mercenaria strain notata unplaced genomic scaffold, MADL_Memer_1 contig_1908, whole genome shotgun sequence encodes:
- the LOC128551984 gene encoding uncharacterized protein LOC128551984 — translation MLFYTDATNTSPSYTKLKLIKGKRHGDRLINESLFRQRSAIFASSSLYASALHRSMLMFLGPNRAFKDFSGPAVTHTFGVWKSDCVFGVHCIHTDILLFFRTRPRQHDWPPISILQDDSSILCQLVPVGCKGSCNQWMEWRFCFLGTELTLTKSFNDTQIKIYVLLKFVAKDILKCVSNEISSYIMKNITYWVSELLDSRVFQEQNLMLLLLIGLKFLKEAIDSNRLPYYMIPGRNLIFERLNLHTRWRLSHLLSYLLQEGPQFLLRCNKLRIGLLAMHMVPITLKHFGNKRELLESLFLLSFNVFILERHGCRVGNVRKQLWQKMFNIVLPEWKQLQRRIGNDIFWILNVK, via the coding sequence CTTTTTAGGCAAAGGTCAGCTATATTTGCGTCTAGTTCTTTGTATGCATCAGCACTTCATAGGTCTATGTTAATGTTTTTAGGGCCAAACAGAGCTTTTAAGGACTTTTCAGGCCCTGCAGTTACACACACGTTTGGGGTTTGGAAAAGCGACTGCGTTTTTGGAGTACATTGTATCCACACAGACATACTACTGTTCTTTAGAACACGACCAAGACAACATGACTGGCCCCCGATAAGTATACTACAAGATGATTCATCCATATTATGTCAGCTGGTTCCAGTTGGGTGTAAAGGAAGCTGCAATCAGTGGATGGAATGGCGTTTCTGTTTTCTTGGAACAGAACTGACCTTAACCAAAAGTTTCAATGACACGCAGATTAAAATTTATGTACTACTAAAGTTCGTcgcaaaagacatattaaaatgTGTCAGCAATGAAATTTCATCTTACATTATGAAAAACATTACATACTGGGTGTCTGAACTGCTCGATAGCCGTGTTTTCCAAGAACAGAACCTAATGCTTTTGTTACTGATAGGTTTGAAGTTTCTGAAAGAAGCCATTGATAGTAACCGACTTCCCTACTACATGATCCCTGGACGCAACCTTATTTTTGAGAGACTAAACCTACACACTAGATGGAGGCTGTCCCACCTTCTTTCCTATCTCTTACAAGAAGGCCCCCAATTTCTCTTACGATGTAACAAACTCCGAATTGGCTTATTGGCAATGCATATGGTACCTATAACATTGAAACATTTTGGAAATAAGAGAGAATTACTGGAAAGTTTATTCCTGTTgtcttttaatgtttttattcttGAAAGGCATGGCTGTCGTGTTGGGAACGTTCGGAAACAACTGTGGCAGAAAATGTTTAACATTGTTCTCCCAGAGTGGAAGCAATTGCAAAGACGAATTGGTAACGATATTTTTTGGATACTTAACGTAAAATAG